In Actinoplanes sp. NBC_00393, a single genomic region encodes these proteins:
- a CDS encoding tellurite resistance/C4-dicarboxylate transporter family protein: MRYGLRASPVATLSPGIFAMVMATGIIAVASSQQGIDWLAGALYVVAATMYAVLILMLLLRILLHRAAFVADVTSHVSGFAFLTTVAGTNVLAAASALIHGWWGLAWGLWWFALAVYPVFLYTTLIAVVIDEDKPGLEQGINGTWFLLTVATESIAVVAGLLLTRGDNALLAFTALAAFGLGLVLYLVVMTAEFLRWAFRRLDPDQIDPPAWIAAGAMAITVLAGSNLLIAAPGSPILARLAPFLAGVVILAWATATFWLPLMVALGVWRHLVRRVPLRYAPAFWALVFPIGMYSAATFRMLDAIRQEGLGWVPQVALAVALVAWAVTFGGLLHHVLQRPSETAA; encoded by the coding sequence ATGAGGTACGGCCTGCGGGCATCGCCGGTCGCCACGCTGTCGCCCGGCATCTTCGCGATGGTGATGGCGACCGGGATCATCGCTGTCGCGTCGAGCCAGCAGGGCATCGACTGGCTGGCCGGCGCGCTGTACGTCGTCGCCGCAACCATGTACGCCGTACTGATCCTGATGTTGCTCTTGCGGATCCTGCTGCACCGGGCCGCGTTCGTCGCCGACGTGACCAGCCACGTCAGCGGCTTCGCGTTCCTCACCACCGTCGCCGGCACCAACGTGCTCGCCGCCGCCTCGGCGCTGATCCACGGCTGGTGGGGCCTGGCGTGGGGCCTGTGGTGGTTCGCCCTGGCCGTGTACCCCGTGTTCCTCTACACCACGCTGATCGCCGTCGTGATCGACGAGGACAAACCCGGCCTGGAGCAGGGAATCAACGGAACCTGGTTTCTGCTCACCGTGGCCACCGAGTCGATCGCCGTCGTCGCCGGCCTGCTGCTCACCCGCGGCGACAACGCATTGCTCGCCTTCACCGCGCTGGCCGCGTTCGGGCTCGGCCTCGTGCTGTATCTCGTGGTGATGACGGCCGAGTTCCTGCGCTGGGCCTTCCGGCGCCTCGACCCGGACCAGATCGACCCGCCGGCCTGGATCGCCGCCGGAGCCATGGCGATCACCGTCCTCGCCGGATCGAACCTGCTGATCGCCGCGCCCGGTTCGCCGATCCTCGCCCGGCTCGCGCCGTTCCTGGCGGGCGTCGTCATCCTGGCGTGGGCCACAGCCACGTTCTGGCTGCCGCTGATGGTGGCCCTCGGCGTGTGGCGGCACCTCGTCAGACGGGTTCCGCTGCGCTACGCCCCGGCCTTCTGGGCGCTGGTCTTCCCGATCGGCATGTACAGCGCGGCCACCTTCCGGATGCTGGACGCGATCCGGCAGGAGGGCCTCGGGTGGGTGCCTCAGGTGGCTCTGGCAGTGGCTTTAGTCGCGTGGGCGGTGACCTTCGGCGGTCTGCTCCACCACGTCCTCCAGCGGCCGAGCGAGACGGCAGCCTGA
- a CDS encoding putative bifunctional diguanylate cyclase/phosphodiesterase — translation MTVPRWRLTRTLAAVAGVAVIAAAWFSVGLVRWTPPVVGWVLPLLVAVPVTTHSLWRAGDQGRTFWRYLSAGVALLGAGVAMTAYDYFSRGQQGQGISGPTAAVFVASLAVMLLGPLRIPGARRARIEWVRFGLDLATVIFTVLTFTWHLVLPRWEVLVSDSTTGKLSLLTVVAAGVVCVSAFVKVAFTGTGPIDRRAMYLLGLTGAVGAGGGSLAPLLVSRPHLSLPHVLLPTLCLCLCVAADRQLRATRAGLPLPRPARRRRPSILPYAAVLATGGLLLFGAAEASDDILAIAAGSVVVTLLVTARQIVALRDNSRLLDVLDARRRELAHQAAHDPLTGLPNRTVLHREIVVALAADPDTVCVAMIDLDDFKDINDDLGHAVGDALLTAVGQRISAQLPEGAVVARLGGDEYALLLPSDYEATLAVIAEHLRRPVHAAGHELVVEASIGLAAARPGDTAEELLRRADVAMYEAKAQGKGRQVAYTDQMDQRTAEQSRLAADLRTALDTDQLHLMYQPIVAMPGGELYGVESLIRWTHPERGPIGPATFIPAAERTGLIVPLGAWILEQACRQAVRWRDELGDAAPHTVTVNVSARQLREAGFAADLDAMLGRTGLPPHVLTVEVTETAVFDGGTALTELRAIAGLGVNIALDDFGTGHSSLGLLRTCPADVLKVDKSFVDDITEGGQQAVIATALIGIGDGLGLRVVAEGVETAEQAAELHRLGYRYAQGYHFGRPMPAEAVAAYHPVAAAQPSFS, via the coding sequence GTGACGGTTCCGCGGTGGCGGCTGACCAGGACGCTCGCCGCGGTAGCCGGTGTGGCAGTGATCGCGGCGGCCTGGTTCTCGGTCGGCCTGGTCCGCTGGACGCCGCCGGTGGTCGGCTGGGTGCTGCCGCTGCTGGTCGCGGTCCCGGTCACGACGCACAGCCTGTGGCGGGCCGGCGACCAGGGCCGCACCTTCTGGCGCTACCTGTCGGCCGGCGTCGCCCTGCTGGGTGCGGGCGTGGCCATGACCGCGTACGACTACTTCAGCCGTGGGCAGCAGGGCCAGGGCATCAGTGGGCCCACCGCGGCGGTGTTCGTGGCCTCCCTGGCCGTGATGCTGCTGGGGCCGCTGCGTATCCCCGGTGCCCGCCGGGCCCGGATCGAGTGGGTCCGCTTCGGCCTGGACCTGGCCACCGTGATCTTCACCGTGCTGACCTTCACCTGGCATCTGGTCCTTCCGCGCTGGGAAGTCCTGGTGTCCGACAGCACCACCGGCAAGCTCTCGCTGCTCACCGTGGTCGCGGCCGGCGTCGTCTGCGTCTCCGCGTTCGTGAAGGTGGCCTTCACCGGCACCGGGCCGATCGACCGGCGGGCCATGTACCTGCTGGGGCTCACCGGCGCGGTGGGGGCCGGCGGCGGTTCGCTGGCGCCCCTGCTCGTCTCGCGTCCGCATCTGAGCCTGCCGCATGTGCTGCTGCCGACCCTGTGCCTGTGTCTGTGCGTGGCCGCGGACCGCCAGTTGCGTGCCACCCGGGCCGGCCTCCCGCTGCCGCGCCCGGCGCGGCGCCGCCGGCCGAGCATCCTGCCGTACGCCGCGGTGCTGGCCACCGGCGGTCTGCTGCTGTTCGGCGCTGCGGAGGCGAGCGACGACATCCTGGCGATCGCCGCCGGATCGGTGGTCGTGACCCTGCTGGTCACCGCCCGGCAGATCGTCGCGCTGCGGGACAACTCGCGGCTGCTCGACGTGCTCGACGCCCGCCGGCGTGAGCTGGCCCATCAGGCAGCTCACGACCCGCTCACCGGCCTGCCGAACCGTACCGTGCTGCACCGCGAGATCGTCGTCGCGCTGGCGGCGGACCCGGACACGGTGTGCGTCGCCATGATCGATCTCGACGACTTCAAGGACATCAACGACGATCTGGGCCACGCGGTCGGTGATGCTCTGCTGACCGCGGTGGGGCAGCGGATCTCCGCGCAGCTCCCGGAGGGCGCCGTGGTGGCCCGGCTGGGCGGCGACGAGTACGCGCTGCTGCTGCCCAGCGACTACGAGGCGACACTGGCCGTGATCGCCGAGCACCTGCGCCGCCCGGTTCACGCTGCCGGGCACGAGCTGGTCGTGGAGGCCAGCATCGGCCTGGCCGCGGCCCGCCCCGGCGACACCGCCGAGGAGCTGCTGCGCCGTGCCGACGTGGCGATGTACGAGGCGAAGGCGCAGGGCAAGGGACGCCAGGTGGCGTACACCGACCAGATGGATCAGCGCACCGCCGAGCAGTCCCGGCTCGCCGCCGACCTGCGCACGGCGCTGGACACCGACCAGTTGCACCTGATGTACCAGCCGATCGTGGCGATGCCCGGCGGCGAGTTGTACGGCGTCGAGTCGCTGATCCGCTGGACGCATCCGGAGCGCGGCCCGATCGGCCCGGCCACTTTCATTCCGGCCGCCGAGCGTACCGGGCTGATCGTGCCGCTCGGCGCGTGGATCCTGGAGCAGGCCTGCCGGCAGGCGGTGCGCTGGCGTGACGAACTGGGTGACGCGGCCCCGCATACGGTCACCGTGAACGTGTCGGCCCGTCAGCTGCGTGAGGCCGGTTTCGCCGCCGACCTGGACGCGATGCTGGGCCGCACCGGTCTGCCCCCGCACGTGCTGACCGTCGAGGTCACCGAGACGGCGGTCTTCGACGGCGGCACGGCGCTGACCGAGCTGCGGGCGATCGCCGGGCTGGGGGTCAACATCGCGCTCGACGACTTCGGCACCGGCCACTCGTCACTCGGGCTGCTGCGCACCTGCCCCGCCGATGTTCTCAAGGTCGACAAGTCGTTCGTCGACGACATCACCGAGGGCGGCCAGCAGGCGGTGATCGCGACGGCGCTGATCGGTATCGGCGACGGCCTGGGACTGCGTGTCGTCGCCGAGGGGGTGGAGACGGCCGAGCAGGCTGCTGAGCTGCACCGGCTCGGCTACCGATACGCCCAGGGCTACCACTTCGGCCGCCCGATGCCGGCCGAGGCGGTCGCCGCCTATCACCCGGTCGCAGCCGCGCAGCCGAGCTTCTCGTAG
- a CDS encoding MFS transporter, with protein MPRQHSSEIRAVNLAGLVQGITLVTFPAASSIFTNPDQYDLSSSQYGAMFLPQVLTAIATTLLGAGLARRLTPKRVLLLGLTANLTAMVVLVLSAGVKADAAIAYPLLLVATAFLGAGFGLTVPVLNTYVAASQPARADKAVLVLNALLGLGTALAPVFVAIFVGLGFWWGLPVLSAALLLLLLLACARLPLRAETGTATGPARRAGIPSRFLLFAGFAVLYGICETVNGNWSQAYMTTDLGASTTQAALALTAFWAMVTVGRVLFAAIVRTLPPRAVFRLLPIILMATFALTAALPQDAPWFGVATFALAGLGCSALLPLTISLGQDELTAMSTVVAGGVIAFYQVGYGIAAFGVDPLVDNGVSLPDVYGGAAIAALVLTALSFAVTRRQMASVAS; from the coding sequence GTGCCGAGACAGCACTCCTCCGAGATCAGAGCGGTGAACCTCGCCGGGCTGGTCCAGGGCATCACCCTGGTCACCTTCCCAGCGGCAAGTTCGATCTTCACCAACCCCGATCAGTACGACCTGAGCAGTTCCCAGTACGGCGCGATGTTCCTACCCCAGGTCCTGACCGCCATCGCGACCACGCTGCTGGGCGCCGGCCTGGCCCGCCGGCTGACTCCCAAGCGGGTCCTGCTGCTGGGGCTGACCGCCAACCTGACCGCCATGGTGGTGCTGGTCCTGTCCGCCGGCGTGAAGGCCGACGCGGCGATCGCCTATCCGCTACTGCTGGTCGCGACCGCGTTCCTCGGTGCCGGCTTCGGGTTGACCGTTCCGGTGCTGAACACCTACGTGGCGGCGTCCCAGCCGGCGCGTGCGGACAAGGCGGTGCTCGTACTCAATGCCCTGCTCGGTCTCGGCACCGCCCTCGCGCCGGTGTTCGTCGCGATCTTCGTCGGTCTGGGTTTCTGGTGGGGGCTGCCGGTGCTGTCGGCGGCGTTGCTCCTTCTGCTGCTGCTCGCCTGCGCCCGGCTTCCGCTGCGGGCCGAGACGGGCACCGCTACCGGCCCCGCGCGGCGCGCCGGCATCCCGTCCCGGTTCTTGCTGTTCGCCGGCTTCGCCGTCTTGTACGGGATCTGCGAGACGGTCAACGGCAACTGGTCGCAGGCGTACATGACCACGGATCTGGGCGCCTCGACCACGCAGGCCGCGCTGGCACTGACCGCGTTCTGGGCCATGGTCACGGTCGGCCGGGTCCTGTTCGCGGCGATCGTACGCACGTTGCCGCCGCGCGCCGTCTTCCGTCTGCTGCCGATCATTCTGATGGCGACCTTCGCGCTGACCGCGGCGCTGCCGCAGGATGCGCCGTGGTTCGGCGTCGCCACCTTCGCGCTGGCCGGGCTGGGCTGCTCCGCCCTGCTGCCGCTGACGATCAGTCTCGGACAGGACGAGCTGACCGCCATGTCGACGGTCGTCGCCGGCGGGGTGATCGCGTTCTACCAGGTGGGTTACGGGATCGCCGCCTTCGGCGTCGACCCGCTCGTCGACAACGGCGTCAGCCTGCCGGACGTCTACGGCGGGGCCGCGATCGCAGCGCTCGTCCTGACCGCGCTGTCCTTCGCGGTCACGCGACGGCAGATGGCGTCGGTCGCTTCATGA